The genomic window GACGGCCAGTCGCTCAGTCATCTCGCGCATCATCCCCTCGCTCTCCAACGTCGAGATGGCGCCGGTCAGCCTCGGGCACGTGGCATAGAAGGAGGTGGGGAACGGCGTGCCGTCGGGCAGCCGTGGCTCGGTGCGCACCACCGTCGGACAGCCGCACGGGCAGCGGTGCGCGATGGCAACGACGCCGCGCGGTGTCCGGCCCAGCTGTCGGTGGATGGCAGCCAGGTCATCCTCGGTCGGCGCCGCCCACCCATCGCTGCCGACACTGAGGGCCGCGCCGGTCGGGGCGGTGGTCTCAGGGTCGCTCGGCGTCATCGCTCTCCGGCAGTCCTTCGTTGGCGGTCACCACGGACTCCCAGACCTGACCGAACCAGGGTCGGTTGGTGTGCACGTCCTGGGTGACCGGGGTCATCCCCTCGAGCGGCTCGGTCAGCTGCTCGCCCGTGTCGTCCAGGACGGTGAAGGCGACCTCCCCCGGCCGGACGAAACGCAGCCGCTCACGGGCCTGCTGCTCGACATAGTCGTCGTCCTCCCACAGCTGCAGTTCGCTCTCGATGGACTCGATGTCAGCCTGCTCGGACGCGATCTGCTGCTCCGCCTTGGAGATCGCGGCCCGCTGGTCGAGATAGCCGCGCAGGGTCGGTGTCAGGAACAGCGCCAGGAACCCGAGCAGCACCAGCAGTCCTCCCAGACGCCACAGGTGCGGTGGTGTCTGGCGCCGGCCCGAGGCGGCACGGGCCGGCCGGGCCCCCGAGCGGGGGGCGCTGGCGCTCTGCCGCGAGCGTGCTGCGGGTCGCTTGGTGCCTGGGCGGGACGAGTCGCGGCCGGGGCCTCGAGCGCCTGCTGCCACCGTGTCCTCCTCTCGGACGTATGCCGGGTGCTGGGTTGGTCTGTCGGCTCGGGTGGGTCGTCAGGACTGCGCGGTGAAGCGGGGGAACGCTCCGGCGCCGGCATAGACCGCGGCGTCGTCGAGCTCCTCCTCGATGCGGAGCAGCTGGTTGTACTTAGCCACGCGCTCGGACCGCGCCGGTGCGCCGGTCTTGATCTGGCCACAGTTGGTGGCGACGGCCAGGTCGGCGATCGTCACGTCCTCGGTCTCCCCGGAACGGTGGCTCATCATGCAGCGGTAGCCGTGGGTCTGGGCCAGCGTGACCGCGTCGAGCGTCTCGGTCAGGGTGCCGATCTGGTTGACCTTGACCAGCAGCGAGTTGCCGATGCCCTCGGTGATGCCGCGCTGCAGGCGCTCGGGGTTGGTGACGAACAGGTCGTCGCCCACGAGCTGGGTCTTGGTGCCCAGCCGGTCGGTGATCGCCTTCCAACCGGCCCAGTCCTCCTCGTCCAGCGGGTCCTCGATGGAGACCAGGGGGTAGTCCTCGACCAGTCCGGCGTAGTAGTCGATCATCTCCTCGGCCGACTTGCTCCCGCCCTCGAAGGTGTAGGAGCCGTCCTCGTGGAACTCGCTGGCGGCCACGTCCAGGGCCAGCGCGATGTCGCTGCCCGGCGTGTAGCCGGCCTTCCCGATCGCCTCGATGATCAGGTCGAGCGCGGCCCGGTTGGACTCCAGGTTGGGCGCGAAACCGCCCTCGTCGCCCAGCCCGGTGCTCAGCCCGCGCTCCTTCAGGACCGCCTTCAGCGCGTGGTAGACCTCGGTGCCCCAACGCAGCGCCTCCCGGAAGGAACCGGCGCCGATGGGAGCGATCATGAACTCCTGGATGTCGACGTTGGAGTCGGCGTGCGAGCCACCGTTGAGGATGTTCATCATCGGCACCGGCAGCACGTGTGCGTTGGGGCCACCGACATAACGGAACAGCGGCAGCCCTGCTGACTCCGCGGCCGCGTGGGCCACCGCCAGACTGACGCCGAGGATGGCGTTGGCGCCGATCTCAGACTTGTTGTCGGTGCCGTCGACGGCGAGCATCTCGTTGTCGACCAGTCGCTGCTCGCTGGCGTCGAAACCCAGCAGGCGGGGCTCGAGGTCGTCCATCACAGCGGCCACGGCCTGCTCGACCCCCTTGCCGAGGTAGCGGCCCTCGTCACCGTCGCGACGCTCTGCAGCCTCGAACTGTCCGGTGGATGCCCCCGAGGGCACCGCGGCCCGCCCCACCGTGCCGTCGTCCAGGCCGACCTCGACCTCGACGGTCGGGTTGCCGCGGGAGTCAAGGATCTCCCGGGCGATGATCGCGTCGATGACTGCCACGACTACTCCTTCTTCATGGACACCAGAGAGGCGCCCGCGGGTGAGCACAACGGGTCGACCCTGAGCCTAACGGCCCGGGCCGTCCCTGCCCGACGGAACCCACCGTGTCGCGAGATTCTCCTGCACCGAACGCCCGGGACCGAGCGCGGCGCGCCACCGGCGGCGTGGGCCGGCCGTGGCTATACCATCCCGCCATGGGTCTGAGAAGAGTCGTTCTGGCGATGATCGTGGCTGTCATCGCCACCGGTTGCGCGAGCAATGCCGAGGAACCACGCGCCGACTCTGGTCCTGCCCCGGACGACACGACCCGGACCCACTCGACCGAAGACGGCTCCACCGAGGGCGTGGAGAGCTCGGCGGAGCCCCTGGAGGTGGAATCTCTGGACGCGGAGTCCATCGACGCGACCGCGGCATGGGACATGGCACTGGGTCGCTTCTCCGACATCACCACCCTGGAGTACACAATCGACAGCGCCCTCCTGGAGGACTACGGCGGGTTTAGCTCGCTGCGCACAACCGTCGTGGACCGGGAGCAGGAACTCGCCGAGGTCCACGCCACCGTGTCGGGCCCGTCCGAAGCCGAGTCCGGGCTGCCCGAGGACATCGAGATGATCGTGGTGATCACCACGGACCGGGCTCTGCTGCACATGCCGGGGTGGGTGAGCACAATGCCGGAGATGGACGGTATGTGGCTAGAGATGACACCAGAGTCGGTGGGCGACGCAGGCCTACCTGCTGATCTGACGCACACGGACTTCCGTGACTTCTTCCCACCGGCCGAGCTGGTGGACTTTGCCCCGCTTACCGCGCGCCCCGGGGCAGGGACGGGGATCACCGTGCTTTCTGGCACCCTGCCCGCCGTGGACGCCCTCAGCTTGTTGGGTCTGAGCAACTACCTGAGACAGAATCCTGAGGCCGCGCTCGGAGTGACCGGGACCATGACGGCAGAGGTCACACTCGACGAGACCGGCTTCCTGCAGTCTCTGTCCCTGATGCCGGAGGTGCACACGATCGACGCCGGCGACGATGAGGCCCTGGGCCAACTGCTCACAGCTCTCCCCTACGGTGCCGCGACGCTGACTGTCCTCGCTGTCGATGAGGAGGTGCAGATCACGCTGCCACCGGCAGAGAACCGCGTCAGCGACTTCCCCGGTGCCTGATGCTGACCGTGAGGGAGTCTTCTGCGTGTCGCGCACGGTGTCGGTGTGGCGTGTTGCGCGCCAGGGCTCAGAGATCACCGACGATCCCGCACCAGCGGCGTCAGCGTAGTCGCTGCGCCAGCGCCTCGTGCAGCACGACCGACCCGGCGACCGCGGCGTTGAGCGAGCTGGCGGCCCCGACCATCGGGATGCTGACCACCTCGTCGCAGGCATCGCGCCAGGCGCGGGTCAGGCCGCGGGTCTCGTTGCCGACGACCAGCACCGTCGGGCCGGTCAGGTCGGTGCGGCGCAGGGCAGCCCGGCCGCCCTCGTCCAGACCGAGCACCGCCCACCTGGCGGGTGGCTCGGGCGCTGCGCCGCCCGCGCCGGCTGCGGCCAACCCGCCGGCTGCCTGCTGCTGGACCCAGGCGAGAACCTCGGCGTGCGAGGGCACCCGCACGACCGGGACCGTCAGCATCGAGCCGGTGCTGGCGCGCACGCAGCGCGGGTCATAGGGGTCGGCGGCATGGCCGGTCACCACCACGCCCGTGCCACCGAACGCGTCGACCGAGCGCACCAGGGTGCCGATGTTGCCGGGGCTGGCAGGGCGGTCGAAGACCGTGATCAGGGGTGCTGCCGGGACGGGCTGCGAACGGTCGTGCAGGGCGGGGTCGACCAGGAGTCGGTCCAGGTCGTCCGGCGGCAACGCCAGCACAGCGATCAGCTCTGGGACCGAGTCGTCCTTCTGCCCCAGCTCAGCCATCAGCTCGTCCGCGAGCACCGCGTGCTGGCCGGGTGTGCTGCGCCAGACATCCTCGGCCCAGTCGGACAGCGGCCGGTCGGGGCGCAACAGGGCCTGCACCGGCCAAGCACGCTCGAGGGCCAGGCGCAGCGGACGCACGCCGTGGACCAGGAACTCGCCGGTGCGGTTGCGCTTGGTGCGGTTGGTCAGCAGCGCCTGCCACTGCTGGAAACTCGCGTTGCGCGTGTGCACCGTCAGAGGCCGCTCGGCAGTGCCGCCCGCCTGACGCGCGGGATCTCCGCCAGCGCGGTGGCGAGGGACGGCTCCGCCCTTGCGCGAGCTCACTGTGGCGTCCGATCGGCAGGGAGGGCGACCCACCCCGCCCGGTCGTGCACCGCCAGCCCGCCCCAGCCCGGCCAGCCACCGAGCAGCGTCTCGACCTCGCCCATCGCCGCGTCCAGCTCGGCGCGGGGCCTACCGAAGAAGGTCTGCTTGTCAGCCACAGGGTGCGGACGGAGGTCACGCGTCTCCAGACCGACTCGGCAGCGCCGGCCTCGCTCCCGACTGGCCACGACCGTCGGCCGCGCGAGCTCGGTGATGCTGTCCGGTCCGGTCACCGCCCGCCGGTAGGCCATCACGGTCACGGTCGGGACCAGGTCCAGCACCGCATCGAGCAGCCGGCCACAGTCGGGCACGCCCGGCTCAGCCGGCACCTCCACCTGATGCAGCCAGAACGACACGTCGACCTCGACCGGCAGCGTGCTGGCGGTCGCGAGCTCCTCCAGCAACCTCAGATAGCGCCGGACCACGTCCTCCCGGTCGTCGTCCCACTGCGGGTGCCCCCACGGTTCGAGGTCGAGGTGGATCCCATCGAAGAGGGAGGCCGTCTGAGCCGTCCGCAGCCAGGTGCGTGCCTCGCCCGGTTCGTCGAGCCATGCCGGATCGCCGCCGAGCGCCTGCAGGCCGACCCTGCCGCCCAGCCGGGCCCGCACCTCACGGAGCCACGGGAGTCGCCCAGTGTCGCCCCACCGGGTCGGCGTCGCCACAAACAGGTCGCGCACCGCAGCGGTCTGCGCCCACCGAGCCAGCTCCTTCGGGACCGGCTCGTCCCAGACCCAGGCCGTCCGCGCGGGCGTCGGCTGCCTCACGGTCCTGCGGGCTCCGCCGGCAGCTCGGTCGCGACCCGCCTGAGCACCGCTCGCAAGGCAGCTGCCGGGTCGACACCGGCGTCGCGGGCGGCGATGACCTGGGCCAGCAGCGCCGCACCGACCCGGGTCTGCTGAGTCTCCTCGTCCACCTCTGCTGAACCGTCCGCCCCCGACCGTCCACGCTCGTCAGCCACCCACTGCGCCAACCACGGCCCCCCGCCGACCCGCTCCAGGCGGGAGACGACCTTCGCGGCCCGGGCGAGCTCCGGCATACCTGCGGGGATGCCGTCGAGCGGGTGCTCGCGGTGCGGCTTCTCGGCGGCCTTGAGCTGCTCCCAGTTCGCTTCCACCGCAGCAGCATCCGCGGCCTCGACGCCGGCAAAGACGTGCGGGTGGCGGTGCACCAGCTTCTCGACCAGCCGCGCGCTGACGTCGTCGATGTCGAACCCGTCCTCGCGCTCGGCCGCGACCCGGGCGTGGAAGGCCACCTGCAGCAGCACGTCGCCCAGCTCCTCGATGATGTGCTCATCGTCACCGGACTCGAGCGCCTCGACCGCCTCGTGGGCCTCCTCGACGAGATAGGGCACCAGGCTCTGGTGGGTCTGCTCCGCGTCCCAGGGGCAACCCCCCGGCGAGCGCAGCCGGTCCATGACGGCGACGACGTCGAGCAGCCGCGAGCCGGGCTGGTCCCACGAGCCGACCAGGACCTCGACCTCCGGGGCGGAGCCGCCGCCGCGGCGCGTCGCCTCTGCAGCGAGAGCGTCGGTCAGGCCAGGGTCGCCGTCGGGGCTGCCCACCCAGACGACCGTGCCGCCCACGGCCCGGTCCAGCAGGCCGGCCGCGAGGGTCCGAGGGTGACCCTCCGCCGCGGTCACCGTCGTGCCGGCAGCCAGTATGGCGCGAGGCTGGGCGTCCGAGACGCTGCGGGCGAGCACATGGTCGGCCGACTCGAGACGCTCCCAGGCCTCTCGTGACAGCAGGCCGGGCGCCAGCCGCGGTGAGGTCAGCAGCAGGCTGAGGCGACCGTTCGGTCCCGGGCGCTCACTCAGTTCTGGACCTCGCTGATGTCCGTGATCCAGTCGGGTGCCTGCGCGATGACCTGGCCGGCCTCGGCGTCCCAGCTGCCGAACCGCGGGTTGACCTGGATGTCCGCGCCGCCGCCGGGCGGCAGGCCACCCAGCCCGTTGAGGTGGGTGATCGAGCGATAGAGGTTGATCAGGCTGTCGCTGGGCTCCTCGACGCCCCCGCTGCGCATCTGAGCCTCCAGCTGGGCATCGGGCACCGGCGGCAGGCCCGCCTCGGTGTAGGCCGTCTCGGCCAGGTCACCATAGATCAGCAGGGTCAGGGTGTCGCTGGTCGTCGCGGGCTGCACGGGGAGGGTGTTGAACTGCGCAGTCGCCTCCTGCACGTCGGCGACGCTGATCTCCTTGCCGTCCACCACGGCGGCGACGCCGGCGGACAGGCTGGCATCGCCCGAACAGCCGGAGAGCGCGAGCGCTCCAGCGGCGGCGACGGTGGCCGCGGTCAGGGAGCGACGGGCACGGGCACGGGTCAGGGAACTGGCTGCGATCCTCACGGGCACATCATGTCATCCGCCTGCGCGAACTGCCTCAGGCACTGCCGATGTCGCGGCGCCTCAGGCCCAGGACGGCCAGGACCAGCAGGGCGATGGCGACGAGGGTCAGGATGGCGACGACTGTCCAGTCCATCGCCTCCAGCGGCATCCGAGGGGTCAGGTTGAACGGCGAGAGGTCACGCACCGCCGCGGGGATCTTGAGCAGGTCGCCCAACCAGCCGACGACGAAGCAGCCCGCCAGGACGACCCAGACGAGCCCGCCGAGCCGCGGCGCCCAGCCGTGCAGCGCCGCGGCGAGTCCGCCGATCACCGCGACCGCGGGCAGATAGGCCAGCGTGGCTCCGACGAGCTGCCCGAAGCGGTCGGCCGAGCCGCTGACCACCGCGTCGGCCACGGCGACGCCGACCGCGGTCGCCAGGAGGAGCAGCACGGTGCCGCCGCCAGTCACCGCGAGCCAGCCGAACTGCCAGGACCGGCGCGGGGTCTTGGTGGCCAGCACGAACTCGGCCCGCCCCTGCGACTCCTCGGATCGCAACCGGTGCACCGAGGACACGGTGAAGCAGGCGACCACCAGGACCAGGATCAGCAGGATCAGCCCGAAGTAGCCGGTCACCAGGTCCTCGCCACCCTCGCTGCCCATCATCGAGGCCAGCTCCGGGTTGTCCTCCAGCATGGTGGTCACCTCGTGGCCGAACGAGCCGAGGGCCAGGCCACCCAGGCAGAGACCGACCGCCCACCAGAACAGCGACGAGCGCTGCTGACGCAGGGCGAGACCCGGCACAGAGGAGAGCAGCGCGGAAGCACGTGGGCTCCCGGGTCTGGTGGCCACGAGGCCAGCACCGACGTCACGCCGTCCGGTCAGCAGCACCGCCGTCACCGTGAGCACGGCCGCGCAGGCCAGCGGAAGCAGCAGCGGCCACCACCTCTCCTCGCCGAAGGGGTGGACCGCCTGCACCCACCCCACCGGCGAGAACCACGTCGCGGCACCGCCCTCGATGTCACCGAGTGAGCGCAGCCCCCACGACAGGCCCAGGACCGCGACGGCGATGCCGAGCGCTGCGCGGGCGTGCTCGGTGATCTGTGCCGCCACCGCCGAGACCGCGGCGAACGTCACGCCCAGGCACGCCATTGCTGCGCCAAAGAGCAGTGACCCGCTCGCGGGAAGTCCCAGGGCCCACAGGGACAGGCCCAGCAGCAGCCCGATGACGACGCTGGCGCCACCCACGACGACCAGCGCCGCAGCCAGGGGTGCGTGCCGTCCGAGCACCCCGGCGCGCAGCAGCTCGGTGCGTCCGGCCTCCTCCTCAGCACGCGTGTGGCGCACGGTGAGGAAGATCGCCATCAGCGAGGTCCCGACGGCCGCGGTCAGGTTGACCTCGAACAGGGTGATGCCACCGACGGTGTCCAGCGCCTGGGGCGGGCCGCTCATCACGATCGCCGCTGGGCTGTTGCTGACGGTGGCGGCATAACCGGCGCGCAGCGCGGGAGTGCTGTAGACGCCCTGCACCG from Ornithinimicrobium cryptoxanthini includes these protein-coding regions:
- the eno gene encoding phosphopyruvate hydratase codes for the protein MAVIDAIIAREILDSRGNPTVEVEVGLDDGTVGRAAVPSGASTGQFEAAERRDGDEGRYLGKGVEQAVAAVMDDLEPRLLGFDASEQRLVDNEMLAVDGTDNKSEIGANAILGVSLAVAHAAAESAGLPLFRYVGGPNAHVLPVPMMNILNGGSHADSNVDIQEFMIAPIGAGSFREALRWGTEVYHALKAVLKERGLSTGLGDEGGFAPNLESNRAALDLIIEAIGKAGYTPGSDIALALDVAASEFHEDGSYTFEGGSKSAEEMIDYYAGLVEDYPLVSIEDPLDEEDWAGWKAITDRLGTKTQLVGDDLFVTNPERLQRGITEGIGNSLLVKVNQIGTLTETLDAVTLAQTHGYRCMMSHRSGETEDVTIADLAVATNCGQIKTGAPARSERVAKYNQLLRIEEELDDAAVYAGAGAFPRFTAQS
- a CDS encoding FtsB family cell division protein, whose protein sequence is MAAGARGPGRDSSRPGTKRPAARSRQSASAPRSGARPARAASGRRQTPPHLWRLGGLLVLLGFLALFLTPTLRGYLDQRAAISKAEQQIASEQADIESIESELQLWEDDDYVEQQARERLRFVRPGEVAFTVLDDTGEQLTEPLEGMTPVTQDVHTNRPWFGQVWESVVTANEGLPESDDAERP
- a CDS encoding TrmH family RNA methyltransferase, encoding MHTRNASFQQWQALLTNRTKRNRTGEFLVHGVRPLRLALERAWPVQALLRPDRPLSDWAEDVWRSTPGQHAVLADELMAELGQKDDSVPELIAVLALPPDDLDRLLVDPALHDRSQPVPAAPLITVFDRPASPGNIGTLVRSVDAFGGTGVVVTGHAADPYDPRCVRASTGSMLTVPVVRVPSHAEVLAWVQQQAAGGLAAAGAGGAAPEPPARWAVLGLDEGGRAALRRTDLTGPTVLVVGNETRGLTRAWRDACDEVVSIPMVGAASSLNAAVAGSVVLHEALAQRLR
- a CDS encoding MazG family protein, which codes for MLARSVSDAQPRAILAAGTTVTAAEGHPRTLAAGLLDRAVGGTVVWVGSPDGDPGLTDALAAEATRRGGGSAPEVEVLVGSWDQPGSRLLDVVAVMDRLRSPGGCPWDAEQTHQSLVPYLVEEAHEAVEALESGDDEHIIEELGDVLLQVAFHARVAAEREDGFDIDDVSARLVEKLVHRHPHVFAGVEAADAAAVEANWEQLKAAEKPHREHPLDGIPAGMPELARAAKVVSRLERVGGGPWLAQWVADERGRSGADGSAEVDEETQQTRVGAALLAQVIAARDAGVDPAAALRAVLRRVATELPAEPAGP
- a CDS encoding ABC transporter permease, which produces MSTLIGTGEMVRLFLRLDRIHLPLWIGAIVGIVVASASAVQGVYSTPALRAGYAATVSNSPAAIVMSGPPQALDTVGGITLFEVNLTAAVGTSLMAIFLTVRHTRAEEEAGRTELLRAGVLGRHAPLAAALVVVGGASVVIGLLLGLSLWALGLPASGSLLFGAAMACLGVTFAAVSAVAAQITEHARAALGIAVAVLGLSWGLRSLGDIEGGAATWFSPVGWVQAVHPFGEERWWPLLLPLACAAVLTVTAVLLTGRRDVGAGLVATRPGSPRASALLSSVPGLALRQQRSSLFWWAVGLCLGGLALGSFGHEVTTMLEDNPELASMMGSEGGEDLVTGYFGLILLILVLVVACFTVSSVHRLRSEESQGRAEFVLATKTPRRSWQFGWLAVTGGGTVLLLLATAVGVAVADAVVSGSADRFGQLVGATLAYLPAVAVIGGLAAALHGWAPRLGGLVWVVLAGCFVVGWLGDLLKIPAAVRDLSPFNLTPRMPLEAMDWTVVAILTLVAIALLVLAVLGLRRRDIGSA
- a CDS encoding DUF501 domain-containing protein produces the protein MTPSDPETTAPTGAALSVGSDGWAAPTEDDLAAIHRQLGRTPRGVVAIAHRCPCGCPTVVRTEPRLPDGTPFPTSFYATCPRLTGAISTLESEGMMREMTERLAVDADLAEAYAAAHEDYLARRAELGQVPEIDGISAGGMPTRVKCLHVLVAHSLAVGPGINPLGDEALAALPQWWSGGCCDEDEEESV